From one Sardina pilchardus chromosome 6, fSarPil1.1, whole genome shotgun sequence genomic stretch:
- the cd4-1 gene encoding CD4-1 molecule isoform X1, translated as MSWPSNILTEIHIFGSRSTSMQGDKMYAVWVAPLLLMITISPMWVDGAVVVYAQEGGSIQLPREGKAGDGVYMTWYFGKTESEIEVYNKHGLGQITMSPSWKDRISISSTDDSLIIHKVHASDFGFFRYEQKERQNTIVNIVYKLYEVTVTSPTTVLHGESVTLTCEADTSTVYPSIIWIPPETVDQTRKRMYTKQITIPDLSWRDKGVWTCSVNYNKATTSATTTIHVVDLLPTPSEPIYTSPSSTTPLHLPCSISSPVEWGVILDKGFRGGSWTFLPAAPGSGGPSQIASLSRNATPRWDIIMPSSKTDGSALEKGLKGNDLSLSKKVVTVADRGNYTCALKFEKVKLERTVRVEVLQVVASPSPRAFEGQRLNLTCTLGSGLDPESELEVKWVPPKAVSLPILASAPHPHPHPHTLSVEASVSHSGRWRCELRKRNKTLTYADVSLKIEKLPVDVWLWVGIASTGLIVILLIFIGRALIKRRRQQRTQRRKTRFCCCKNPKPQKGFYRT; from the exons ATGTCCTGGCCctcaaacatact GACGGAGATTCACATCTTTGGAAGCAGAAGCACGTCCAT GCAGGGGGACAAAATGTATGCTGTTTGGGTGGCACCGCTACTTCTGATGATTACAATAAGTCCCATGT GGGTTGATGGAGCCGTGGTGGTGTACGCTCAGGAGGGTGGGTCCATCCAACTGCCCAGGGAAGGCAAGGCAGGGGACGGAGTTTACATGACATGGTACTTTGGaaaaacagaaagtgagatcGAGGTGTACAATAAACACGGCTTGGGCCAaatcacaa TGAGCCCATCTTGGAAGGACAGGATCTCTATATCTAGCACAGATGATTCCCTCATCATCCATAAAGTTCATGCTTCAGACTTCGGATTCTTCCGATatgaacagaaagagaggcagaacaCAATTGTTAACATTGTGTACAAACTGTACGAGG TTACTGTCACTTCTCCAACAACTGTGCTTCATGGGGAGTCTGTGACTCTGACATGCGAGGCAGACACATCTACAGTCTACCCAAGCATAATCTGGATCCCTCCTGAGACGGTGGACCAAACACGAAAGAGAATGTACACAAAACAGATTACAATTCCAGATCTGTCATGGCGCGATAAGGGTGTTTGGACCTGTTCAGTGAACTATAATAAAGCCACCACTAGTGCAACAACTACCATTCATGTTGTGG ACCTCCTTCCCACCCCGTCGGAGCCCATCTacacatctccctcctccaccacccctctccacctgccctgctccatctcctccccagTGGAGTGGGGGGTGATCCTGGATAAGGGCTTCCGGGGAGGGAGCTGGACTTTCCTTCCTGCTGCCCCAGGCTCTGGGGGGCCCAGTCAGATCGCCTCCCTCTCCCGAAACGCCACCCCACGCTGGGACATCATCATGCCAAGCAGCAAAACGGACGGCTCTGCCCTGGAGAAAGGACTCAAGGGGAACGACCTGTCTTTGAGTAAGAAGGTTGTGACCGTGGCGGACAGGGGTAACTACACCTGTGCACTGAAGTTCGAGAAGGTCAAGCTGGAACGGACAGTGAGGGTGGAGGTTCTGCAGG tCGTCGCCAGTCCAAGCCCGCGTGCCTTCGAGGGCCAGCGGCTGAATCTGACCTGCACGCTAGGATCCGGCCTGGACCCTGAGAGTGAGCTGGAGGTGAAGTGGGTCCCTCCGAAGGCCGTCTCCCTCCCCATCCTGGCgtccgccccccacccccacccccacccccacaccctgtCCGTGGAGGCGTCCGTGAGCCACAgcgggaggtggaggtgtgagCTGCGGAAGAGGAACAAGACGCTGACATATGCAGACGTGTCGCTCAAAATAg AGAAGCTCCCGGTGGACGTGTGGCTGTGGGTGGGCATCGCCAGCACTGGCCTGATCGTCATCCTGCTCATCTTCATCGGCAGGGCCCTGATCAAACGCCGTCGACAG CAGAGGACACAGCGGCGTAAGACCAGATTCTGCTGCTGCAAAAA CCCTAAGCCACAAAAAGGATTCTACAGGACctga
- the cd4-1 gene encoding CD4-1 molecule isoform X2, with protein sequence MSWPSNILTEIHIFGSRSTSMQGDKMYAVWVAPLLLMITISPMWVDGAVVVYAQEGGSIQLPREGKAGDGVYMTWYFGKTESEIEVYNKHGLGQITMSPSWKDRISISSTDDSLIIHKVHASDFGFFRYEQKERQNTIVNIVYKLYEVTVTSPTTVLHGESVTLTCEADTSTVYPSIIWIPPETVDQTRKRMYTKQITIPDLSWRDKGVWTCSVNYNKATTSATTTIHVVDLLPTPSEPIYTSPSSTTPLHLPCSISSPVEWGVILDKGFRGGSWTFLPAAPGSGGPSQIASLSRNATPRWDIIMPSSKTDGSALEKGLKGNDLSLSKKVVTVADRGNYTCALKFEKVKLERTVRVEVLQVVASPSPRAFEGQRLNLTCTLGSGLDPESELEVKWVPPKAVSLPILASAPHPHPHPHTLSVEASVSHSGRWRCELRKRNKTLTYADVSLKIEKLPVDVWLWVGIASTGLIVILLIFIGRALIKRRRQRTQRRKTRFCCCKNPKPQKGFYRT encoded by the exons ATGTCCTGGCCctcaaacatact GACGGAGATTCACATCTTTGGAAGCAGAAGCACGTCCAT GCAGGGGGACAAAATGTATGCTGTTTGGGTGGCACCGCTACTTCTGATGATTACAATAAGTCCCATGT GGGTTGATGGAGCCGTGGTGGTGTACGCTCAGGAGGGTGGGTCCATCCAACTGCCCAGGGAAGGCAAGGCAGGGGACGGAGTTTACATGACATGGTACTTTGGaaaaacagaaagtgagatcGAGGTGTACAATAAACACGGCTTGGGCCAaatcacaa TGAGCCCATCTTGGAAGGACAGGATCTCTATATCTAGCACAGATGATTCCCTCATCATCCATAAAGTTCATGCTTCAGACTTCGGATTCTTCCGATatgaacagaaagagaggcagaacaCAATTGTTAACATTGTGTACAAACTGTACGAGG TTACTGTCACTTCTCCAACAACTGTGCTTCATGGGGAGTCTGTGACTCTGACATGCGAGGCAGACACATCTACAGTCTACCCAAGCATAATCTGGATCCCTCCTGAGACGGTGGACCAAACACGAAAGAGAATGTACACAAAACAGATTACAATTCCAGATCTGTCATGGCGCGATAAGGGTGTTTGGACCTGTTCAGTGAACTATAATAAAGCCACCACTAGTGCAACAACTACCATTCATGTTGTGG ACCTCCTTCCCACCCCGTCGGAGCCCATCTacacatctccctcctccaccacccctctccacctgccctgctccatctcctccccagTGGAGTGGGGGGTGATCCTGGATAAGGGCTTCCGGGGAGGGAGCTGGACTTTCCTTCCTGCTGCCCCAGGCTCTGGGGGGCCCAGTCAGATCGCCTCCCTCTCCCGAAACGCCACCCCACGCTGGGACATCATCATGCCAAGCAGCAAAACGGACGGCTCTGCCCTGGAGAAAGGACTCAAGGGGAACGACCTGTCTTTGAGTAAGAAGGTTGTGACCGTGGCGGACAGGGGTAACTACACCTGTGCACTGAAGTTCGAGAAGGTCAAGCTGGAACGGACAGTGAGGGTGGAGGTTCTGCAGG tCGTCGCCAGTCCAAGCCCGCGTGCCTTCGAGGGCCAGCGGCTGAATCTGACCTGCACGCTAGGATCCGGCCTGGACCCTGAGAGTGAGCTGGAGGTGAAGTGGGTCCCTCCGAAGGCCGTCTCCCTCCCCATCCTGGCgtccgccccccacccccacccccacccccacaccctgtCCGTGGAGGCGTCCGTGAGCCACAgcgggaggtggaggtgtgagCTGCGGAAGAGGAACAAGACGCTGACATATGCAGACGTGTCGCTCAAAATAg AGAAGCTCCCGGTGGACGTGTGGCTGTGGGTGGGCATCGCCAGCACTGGCCTGATCGTCATCCTGCTCATCTTCATCGGCAGGGCCCTGATCAAACGCCGTCGACAG AGGACACAGCGGCGTAAGACCAGATTCTGCTGCTGCAAAAA CCCTAAGCCACAAAAAGGATTCTACAGGACctga